From the Gemmatimonadales bacterium genome, the window CCGGCAGACTGCTGGCTCAGGGCACGACCGGCAAGATTGAAGGCACGGTCAAGGACTCTGCTGGCGCCCCCATCGCGGGCGCGCAGGTGCAGATCGTGGGGTCGTCGTTCCGCGCGATCACCGACGACAAAGGCTACTACTTCCTCAACAACGTACCGGCGGGCGTCGTGACGGTCCGGGCCCAGTTCATCGGGTTCGTGCCCAGCGAGGTGCGCGGGGTACGGGTGCTCGCCGACCAGACGTACACGGTGAGCCCGGTGCTGGCCGCGCACGCGGTCACGCTGACCGACATCAACGTGGTCGAGAACCAGAACCCGATCGTGCCGCGCGACCAGGTCACCAGCAAACCGACCATCCAGGGCGGCGAGATCGCCGCGCTGCCGGTCGACGCGGTGAGCCAGGTCCTGCGGCTCCAGCCGGGCGTGGTGGAGAGCAACCGCGGCCTGTCGATCCGCGGCAGCCGGCCGGGTGAGCAGGCCACGTACATCGACGGCGTGCTGGTCCGGAACTACCAGGGCGCCTTCAGCGGCTCGTACGGCCGTTCCGGCCTGGCCACCAACATCGGCACGGCGGCCACGGTCGGCACCAACGCGCTGGAAGAGGCGTCGGTGACCACCGGCGCCACCGGCGCCGCGTACGGGGAGGCGCAGGGCGGCGTCGTGTCGCTCGTGACGCGCTCCGGCGGGCCGGAATACCACGGCAGCATCAGCTACCAGACCGACAACGTGTCGGGCCAGGTATACGGCACCGGGCTCAACCGCATCGAGGCGTCGGTGGGCGGGCCGTTTCCGAGCCTGAAGAACCTCACGTTCTTCGTCGGGACGACGCTGCAGGGCCAGCAGAACGCGCAGCGGCCGTTCGGCCAGCAGAACGTGCCGCAGTTCCAGCTCGCCGGGTACTTCGACTCGGTGATGGTGCCGCTCAACCCCGGCAGCACGCTGTCGGACAGCCAGCTGGTGCGGCTGCCGAAGTTCACCCAGTACGCCAGCGGGTGCAGCGGCACGGCCGCGTTCCAGGGCACGTGCCAGAGCACGCGGCTGCTGAACGCGAACACCGACCAGACGACGATCGACAGCAAGCTGCAGTACACCTACGGCAGCGGCTCGCGGTTGTCGGCGAGCTACCACGTCGACCGCAACCAGGGCCTGGGCGGGATCAACTACGACCCGACGAACCAGACCGGCAACTGGGCGCTGGCGCAGGTGCTGATCGGCAGCTGGACGCAGAACCTGTCCAGCTCGAGCGAGCACGCGCTGCAGCTCGACGCGGCGCTGAGCTGGCAGAAGGACCAGTACATCTTCGGGCTCGTGCAGCCGAGCTGGATGGAGAGCCACAACGATCCGTTCGGCTGGTTCAACACGAGCAACATCCAGTTCGTGACGAACTTCAACAGCTTCCCGATCGACGACGCGCTGATCCAGAACCTGCGGCTCGGCACCTGCCAGACGCCGCGGGCGAGCGGGGTCGGGGGCTGCATCCCGTACATCAACCGCAACGACCTGGCCGCGGCCAGCTCGTACCGGTTCAACCCGTACGGGGTGAGCTCCAGTGCGTTCGCCAGCGCGGGCATCGGCACCAACGCGCCCCAGCTCACGACGGAGACGCGGGTGACCGGCCGGGCGAACATCGACTGGCAGGCGAACCGCTACAACCGCGTCCAGGGGGGCTTCGAGTTCACGGACTTCAAGGACAAGGCGTGGGGCGCAGGGCTGAACAACCTGATCTTCATGGACGCCTACACGACCGCGCCCAAGACGCTGGGCCTGTACGGCCAGGACCGCATCGACCTGGGCGACGTGGTGGTCGAGCTGGGACTCCGGTATGACCGGATGGACACGGGCATCCTGTACTCGCGCGTGCCCGGCCGGGTCTTCACCGATCCGTTGCGCTCGGCGTCGTACACGCTGACGCAGAAGCTGGCGATGTCGTTCAACGCGCAGGACAGCGCGATGGCGCGCGCCTGCGATGCCGACCTGACGGCGCACGACTCGACGGCGCTGGCGACCTGCAACTACTTCAAGGCCTCGCCGCAGCACATCCTGTCGCCGTCGCTCCGGGTGTCGTTCCCGGTGACCGACCGGACGAACTTCCGGTTGTCGTACGCGCACCAGGTGCAGACGCCGGACATGAGCTTGATGGCGACCAAGAGCAACTCCGACGTCGCGAACACGAACCTGAACGACACCTGGGGCCGGCCGCTGGGCTTCGGGAAGACGATCATGTTCGAGTTCGGGATCCGGCACGCGTTCAGCGACGACATGGTCCTCGACGTCTCGGCATACAACAAGGACCAGGTCTCGGAGATCGCGGGGCGGAGCCTTAACATCTTCGACCCGTTCATCGGGTGCAACACGGGCGTGTGCCAGAACCCCGGCTCCACGAACGAGCAGATCAACCTCTACACCAACGAGGACTTCGGGAACTCCCGCGGCGTGGACATCCGGCTGGACCGGCGCTT encodes:
- a CDS encoding TonB-dependent receptor encodes the protein MTERSRWAFSRLALVASAIVAVAVFGAGRLLAQGTTGKIEGTVKDSAGAPIAGAQVQIVGSSFRAITDDKGYYFLNNVPAGVVTVRAQFIGFVPSEVRGVRVLADQTYTVSPVLAAHAVTLTDINVVENQNPIVPRDQVTSKPTIQGGEIAALPVDAVSQVLRLQPGVVESNRGLSIRGSRPGEQATYIDGVLVRNYQGAFSGSYGRSGLATNIGTAATVGTNALEEASVTTGATGAAYGEAQGGVVSLVTRSGGPEYHGSISYQTDNVSGQVYGTGLNRIEASVGGPFPSLKNLTFFVGTTLQGQQNAQRPFGQQNVPQFQLAGYFDSVMVPLNPGSTLSDSQLVRLPKFTQYASGCSGTAAFQGTCQSTRLLNANTDQTTIDSKLQYTYGSGSRLSASYHVDRNQGLGGINYDPTNQTGNWALAQVLIGSWTQNLSSSSEHALQLDAALSWQKDQYIFGLVQPSWMESHNDPFGWFNTSNIQFVTNFNSFPIDDALIQNLRLGTCQTPRASGVGGCIPYINRNDLAAASSYRFNPYGVSSSAFASAGIGTNAPQLTTETRVTGRANIDWQANRYNRVQGGFEFTDFKDKAWGAGLNNLIFMDAYTTAPKTLGLYGQDRIDLGDVVVELGLRYDRMDTGILYSRVPGRVFTDPLRSASYTLTQKLAMSFNAQDSAMARACDADLTAHDSTALATCNYFKASPQHILSPSLRVSFPVTDRTNFRLSYAHQVQTPDMSLMATKSNSDVANTNLNDTWGRPLGFGKTIMFEFGIRHAFSDDMVLDVSAYNKDQVSEIAGRSLNIFDPFIGCNTGVCQNPGSTNEQINLYTNEDFGNSRGVDIRLDRRFGSIFQGTLSYTYQTAKSTGSDPQQYLNTLARVNSAVTGLRLLPPQAILTSGDNRSHTIAGNLAATFPNGWNRGTVIGSILENTGVYATFRFASGLPYTLMENGGLGALGPNNGFGLSGNPEEPINSSTMPWIKDVDLRVTRGFRVAGKDISVFADFRNLFNWKNLTAIFAETGDVVNNLYQAQQLNPQISTLTQDAGQLWKTKSVTTNGITQVLTGVDLSDCSKYGYGSGGIAGPVDCLMLQQAELRFGNGDQFFSTSEINTAFNAWYTRFHGPQTLNGPGFDMRLGFEFNF